From the genome of Candidatus Desulfarcum epimagneticum, one region includes:
- a CDS encoding TRAP-type C4-dicarboxylate transport system, periplasmic component encodes MTKLLENAFNAAAKLPEIEQNVIGRWLLDEIKADKKWEKLFAGSEDVLEQLAQEALAEHEKGQTKDMDINKL; translated from the coding sequence ATGACAAAATTATTAGAAAACGCCTTTAATGCGGCGGCAAAACTTCCAGAAATTGAACAAAATGTGATTGGAAGATGGCTGCTGGATGAAATCAAGGCGGATAAAAAATGGGAAAAACTATTTGCCGGATCGGAAGATGTGTTGGAACAGCTGGCTCAGGAAGCTTTGGCGGAACACGAAAAAGGCCAAACAAAAGATATGGATATCAATAAACTGTGA
- a CDS encoding YgiT-type zinc finger domain-containing protein gives MLCEFCGGETRKKNVRRQHWLNKKLYIVENVSAEVCAECGERYFHAETLDAIDNFLSQEHPVKAHISVEVVNLNQAQAMA, from the coding sequence ATGTTATGCGAATTCTGCGGCGGGGAAACAAGGAAGAAGAATGTCAGGCGTCAGCACTGGCTCAACAAAAAGCTGTATATCGTCGAAAATGTCAGCGCCGAGGTATGCGCCGAATGCGGAGAAAGATATTTTCATGCTGAAACGCTTGACGCGATTGACAATTTTCTTTCTCAGGAACATCCTGTAAAAGCGCATATCAGTGTTGAAGTGGTAAATTTAAACCAGGCCCAGGCAATGGCCTGA